The Ascochyta rabiei chromosome 3, complete sequence genome segment ACGAGGAACTCGAAAAGGCCGGTCGCACAGTGTTCCTCAGCAACGTATCGGTCGAGTGCATCAACTCCAAGTCGGCCGAGAAGGCGCTCAAGAAGCACCTTGAATCCTTCATCGCCGACTTGGCCGACAACAAGCCTCCCCACAAAATCGAGTCGATTCGCTTTCGttctacagccttctccAGCTCCCTGCCCAAGCGCGCCGCCTTTGCAAAGAAGGAGATCATGGACGCCACGACCAAATCTACAAACGCCTACGCCGTCTACACCACCCAGACGGCGGCCCGCGAAGCCACCAAGCGCCTGAACGGCTCGGTCCTGCTCCATCGCCACTTGCACGTCGACTGGCTGGCTCACCCGACCAAGGTCGACAACCGACGCTGCGTCTTCGTCGGCAACCTCCCCTTTGTCGACGACGAGAGCAAAGGGGTGGAGCCCGAGGAAggtaagaagaagaagacgccCGCCGACATGGAAGAGGGTCTTTGGCAGCAGTTCGGCAAGTGCGGCCAGATTGAGAACGTGCGTGTCATTCGCGATGCACAGACGCGCATCGGCAAGGGCTTCGCCTACGTGCAGTTCACCGACGAGAACGGGGTGGAGGCGGCGCTCCAGCTCAACGAGAAGAAGTTCCCGCCCATGCTTCCCCGTGTCCTCCGCGTGACGAGATGCAGGGCCGAGAAGAAAAAGAACAAGCCTCGCGGCCCTGCGCCGTCCTCGGAGCGAGCGGGCAACAAGGGCGCGTACCAGAAGAAGTTCTCTGCGGAAGAAAAGTCTCAGCAAGGTCGGGCAAAAGCCATGCTGGGCAAGGGCGGTGCGGCCAAGGTGCGAGAAAGCTTCACCTTTGAGGGCCACCGCGCGACCGAGGGGCAGGGCAAGAGTGGGTTGAAGTTCAAGGGAGccaacaagaacaagaagggGCCGAACGGGAGGAAGAGCAGGAGCTCGGCGTGGAAGTCTGGGGCGAAGAAGTAGAGGGGTCGATGGTGCGATGGTGCGATGGTGCAGGAACTCCCGTCCGCAGTTCCAGTTCCACCATGGACGTGTGCCGTTGGCATGGATGCATTCTTGCTCCCACCAGATGCATTCTTGTTCCCACCACCATCGTGGCCTGCATGCAGGCCTCCCGAATCGCTGGGGAGCGTTGTCGTCCTGTCCACGCATGTAGTCTTGTGGTGGTGATTGTGCAAAACTACAAACTACTCTAGGTGACTCGTACTCTTGAGCGTATCTGTCTTCTTCTATCACGTGAGGCGCTGTACGGTCGACCGAGATGATGCCGCCGCATGTTGGGCCGCAAGCATCGTGGGACCCGCGTTGTACTGTCTGGACAACGGCGGTCGTTGGAGAGACTCGTCGACGGAGCCTGCCTTGACAAGGTGTCTCCGCGTTCCTACCGGGAGGTGCCTGTGACAAGCGCGGACGGCAGCAGGCAGCACGTGACGGTTGACGCCCTACCGTGTCGAGCTAGAATGCTAGATGCAGGCTGCACGCCGGCCGGTGCTGGCTGGGTGCATCTCTCGGCGGCCGGGTTGGACGTCGACCAGCGTCTCCCCTTCG includes the following:
- a CDS encoding Nucleolar protein 12, whose product is MAKSKDKQTTKSKAPKPAITVTKSAFDPTLSSLFASSLGPVQAPPKQRYGQQVEKRAKAPVEEPSEEEEEDSQDEDEDEDEDEDEDEDEDEKDSSDDESSEDSSEESDNAAELAKLREAALAGEHDKPSKKRKRGGQEEIEDKFMRKLAREEEKEEEERQKKRKTKVAATKDEDEDEDMEDASAASSASEAPDAAEGQGDQLEIPKHESLATTDSKNDEELEKAGRTVFLSNVSVECINSKSAEKALKKHLESFIADLADNKPPHKIESIRFRSTAFSSSLPKRAAFAKKEIMDATTKSTNAYAVYTTQTAAREATKRLNGSVLLHRHLHVDWLAHPTKVDNRRCVFVGNLPFVDDESKGVEPEEGKKKKTPADMEEGLWQQFGKCGQIENVRVIRDAQTRIGKGFAYVQFTDENGVEAALQLNEKKFPPMLPRVLRVTRCRAEKKKNKPRGPAPSSERAGNKGAYQKKFSAEEKSQQGRAKAMLGKGGAAKVRESFTFEGHRATEGQGKSGLKFKGANKNKKGPNGRKSRSSAWKSGAKK